The following are encoded together in the Triticum dicoccoides isolate Atlit2015 ecotype Zavitan chromosome 6B, WEW_v2.0, whole genome shotgun sequence genome:
- the LOC119323959 gene encoding glutathionyl-hydroquinone reductase YqjG-like, with amino-acid sequence MLGLVPSSSSSHLLCRSLAAARTLSVAAAGSSSSSSSVKMARSALDEVTDTGAFDRTPSTFRSFVSRDASARFPAVAGRYHLYVSYACPWASRCLAYLKLKGLDHAISFSSVKPIFERTRESDDHLGWVFPATADEVPGAGPDPFNGAKSVRDLYEIASTNYTGKPTVPVLWDKQLKTVVNNESSEIIRMLNAEFNDIAENPGLDLNPAHLQASIDEVNGLVYDAINNGVYKCGFAKKQGPYDEAVTTLYDALDKCEEILGKQRYMCGNQLTEADVRLFVTLIRFDEVYAVHFKCNKKLLREYPNLFNYTKDIYQIPGINSTVNMEHIRKHYYGSHPSINPYGIIPQGPNIDYNAPHDRERLFL; translated from the exons ATGCTGGGTCTTGtcccctcctcatcctcctcccacCTCCTCTGCCGCAGCCTCGCCGCCGCCAGGACGCTCTCTGTCGCCGCCGccggatcctcctcctcctcctcttccgtcAAG ATGGCGCGCTCGGCGCTGGACGAGGTCACCGACACCGGCGCCTTCGACCGGACGCCGTCCACCTTCCGGAGCTTCGTGTCCAGGGACGCCTCCGCCCGCTTCCCCGCGGTGGCGGGTAGGTACCACCTCTACGTCTCCTACGCCTGCCCCTGGGCGTCCCGCTGCctcgcctacctcaagctcaagggcCTCGACCACGCCATCAGCTTCTCG TCCGTGAAGCCCATCTTCGAGCGGACCAGGGAGTCCGACGACCACCTGGGGTGGGTGTTCCCGGCCACCGCCGACGAGGTGCCCGGCGCCGGCCCCGACCCCTTCAACGGCGCCAAGAGCGTCAGGGATCTGTACGAGATCGCGAGCACCAACTACACCGGCAAGCCAACTGTTCCC GTGCTGTGGGACAAGCAGCTGAAGACGGTGGTGAACAACGAGAGCAGCGAGATCATCCGGATGCTCAACGCCGAGTTCAACGACATCGCGGAGAACCCCGGGCTGGACCTCAACCCGGCGCACCTCCAGGCCTCCATCGACGAGGTCAACGGCCTGGTCTACGACGCCATTAACAACGGCGTCTACAAGTGCGGCTTCGCCAAGAAGCAGGGGCCATACGACGAGGCCGTCACGACGCTGTACGACGCTCTGGACAAGTGCGAGGAGATCCTGGGCAAGCAGCGGTACATGTGCGGCAACCAGCTCACGGAGGCCGACGTCCGCCTCTTCGTCACGCTCATAAGATTTGACGAG GTTTACGCCGTTCACTTCAAGTGCAACAAGAAGCTCCTGAGGGAGTACCCTAACCTGTTCAACTACACCAAGGACATCTACCAGATCCCCGGGATCAACAGCACGGTGAACATGGAGCACATCAGGAAGCACTACTACGGGAGCCACCCCTCCATCAACCCCTACGGGATCATCCCTCAAGGCCCCAACATCGACTACAATGCCCCACATGACAGAGAGAGGCTGTTCCTGTAA